A single genomic interval of Saccharospirillum mangrovi harbors:
- a CDS encoding DUF2809 domain-containing protein, producing MIRFSAFYFTLSSLLFGALLFIALFVNDRFVRPFLGDALVVVWLFYFLKTFLDVPSLPLAFGVLACSFLVEFAQYMEILAWLGLEDKPILKVVFGSTFDWKDLAAYTLGWFILWVQIFISAHLATQQVD from the coding sequence GTGATTCGATTCAGTGCATTCTATTTTACTCTGAGCAGCCTGCTGTTCGGTGCCCTTCTGTTCATTGCACTCTTTGTGAACGACCGTTTCGTCAGACCCTTTCTGGGTGATGCGCTGGTGGTTGTCTGGCTGTTCTATTTTTTGAAGACGTTCCTGGACGTACCCAGCCTACCGCTCGCGTTTGGCGTTTTGGCTTGCTCTTTTTTGGTGGAGTTTGCTCAGTATATGGAAATACTTGCCTGGCTTGGGCTGGAAGATAAACCTATATTGAAAGTGGTGTTTGGCTCTACATTCGATTGGAAAGACCTGGCCGCCTACACCTTGGGGTGGTTTATCCTTTGGGTGCAAATATTCATCAGCGCCCACTTAGCAACACAACAAGTCGACTAG